The segment AGCATCAAACAGTAACATACATTCAATAACCGACTTAAAAGGTAAAAAGGTAGCAACACCAGGTGAAGCATCCATACAAAATATGCTACTAAAATATGAAATGAAAAATAATGGAATGGACGCATCCAGCATTGAAAGTCCTGGAATGAAAGTGGCATCAATGAACGATGCAATAAAAACCGGAAGTTTGGATGCAGCATTAACCTATGAACCGTTCGTATCAATAGCTACTGAATTAAACAATGCAACGCTGGTTAAAAAATCAGGAGACATCTATCCAAACCATCCATGTTGTGTAGTTGCAGTAAGCGATAAATTCATAAAGGAAAAACCTGATACAGTAGCAAAAATAGTGGATATCCATAAACAGGCTACAGAAAAACTAAGAAACAACCCTGAAGAGTGTGTACAATACCTGCCGGATAATATCGTGCCGGATAAGGAAGTAGAAAAAGGAGTACTCGAGGAATTAAATTGGGTATCCGACTTAAATGACACATACAAACAGGATATAAGAGACTTCATATCTGTTGAAAAAGATTTAGGTTTAATCAACACAACGTTTACCGATGAACAATTGTTCTACAGTAAATAATCCTCCTTCTTTTTTTTCCATTTTTTTAAAAACCCATTTTAACAAGTAATATTCAGACATATTCTCCAATAATCAATTTTCACAGGCAAGTAACCGTCATTAAAAGACGTTCTAACAGTTTATTAATGAATCATGCAGGTAAGTTAACCTCCATTTTAAATTCATAGTCGTATGATAAACAAAATAATTATTAATTAAATCAAATAAAACTATCATTATTAGAAAGCTAAAAAAAATCTTAAGAGATGAATCAATGAATAACATAAAAAATAAAACATCAGTTATAGATTTATTTATTTACCTGTAATACTGTTAATCATTTGG is part of the Methanosphaera sp. BMS genome and harbors:
- a CDS encoding ABC transporter substrate-binding protein, with amino-acid sequence MDKKIIGIIAAVIILIAAIVAFGSFGGSTDKVSIGYLPSDHDSALFVANASGMYKDAGIEVELHEYNNGGDLMSAMASGKVDVGYVGITPVLSSIQKGVPVKIVAGAQTEGSGLIASNSNIHSITDLKGKKVATPGEASIQNMLLKYEMKNNGMDASSIESPGMKVASMNDAIKTGSLDAALTYEPFVSIATELNNATLVKKSGDIYPNHPCCVVAVSDKFIKEKPDTVAKIVDIHKQATEKLRNNPEECVQYLPDNIVPDKEVEKGVLEELNWVSDLNDTYKQDIRDFISVEKDLGLINTTFTDEQLFYSK